Below is a window of Cyanobacteria bacterium FACHB-DQ100 DNA.
GTGTGGTGCAGAGTTGACCGGATTTAATCAGGCGCAGATGCAGTGTTCTAACTGTGGTGAACCGTTGCAGGCGGAAAAAGGCAAGTTTAAGCGGATGACTCCTTCGGGCACGATCGATGTGGAAGCGGTGGAAGTTGCAGCGCAAGTGGTAGATGATTAGTGCTGTAGTGCGATCGTTCTCCTAAGGTATATAGCTTCTGACAAAGCTCAGTATTGTTGCTGAAAAAATAAGCTTGTTCGTTGCGACAACAACCTCATTCGTAACGACAGGGATAGTTGTGGTCACGAATGCTGCGGTTTTCACGAAGAATGAATTTGCATTCGCCACGACAGCTATCACTGTCGTGGTTTCGGGGTTAGAAGATATGACGATCGGGCTATCAGATACAGCGAACGAGTTCTAATTCGTGATTTCGGGGAAAATCGACAGGGTTTAATTTTCTTTGGGAAGCGCGATCGTGCCTTCAGTCTAAAGCACGATCGCATCTGTTCTCTAGCCTTGACCCAGACAAGCCGCTAAGTCTGCAGCCGGAGTCGTAATTGCTTTTAGACGATAATTATCCGAAAGCAACTTCAACGCATTTGGCGAGAGGAACACTGGCAGAGTTGGGCCTAAGCGAATATCTTGAATTCCAAAATGCAGTAGGGTGAGTAAGACCGCTACCGCTTTTGCTCGTACCAAGACAGAATCATCGAGAGCGGTAATTGATTCACATCGACCTTGAACGCATTCGCAAGCGCGATCGCAATTTGAATCGCAGAGTAAGCATCATTACATTGTCCAATGTCTAACAAGCGATGACATCCTTGGCTGCTTGCTGTCTGTTCGCATTGTTCGCAAAACATCATCTGCTCTTCTAATAATCTTCCTGTACTCCAGGCAAGCTAAGTGGCGAACACTTTGACTTAGATCAAGAAATCAAGCTAAGGCAGCAATCTTTAGCTTCTCTTCCACTTTCCCGACAAAAAGAACCATCAGCTAGACTCAAGAGAAAAGCTCAATTTCATGAACTCTTCCTTACTTGAATTCCTGAGTCAAACGATGATTTTTCAGGGATTACCAGCAGAGCAATTAGCTGAACTTGCAGGTTGCTCGATCGCGCAATCCTATAAAAAAGGTGAAATTCTGTTTCACCAAGGAGACGAAGGAAGCGGATTTTTTATTGTGCAATCGGGTCGTGTCAAAGTGTTTAAGCTATCTGCCGAGGGCAAAGAACAAATCCTGCACATCTTCGGTAAGGGGGATCATTTTGCTGAAGTGCCAGCATTAGATGGGGAATGTTTTCCTGCCTCAGCCGCAACCCTTGAAAAGACAGATGTTTTATTCTTTCCACGTCAGGCTTTTC
It encodes the following:
- a CDS encoding Crp/Fnr family transcriptional regulator produces the protein MNSSLLEFLSQTMIFQGLPAEQLAELAGCSIAQSYKKGEILFHQGDEGSGFFIVQSGRVKVFKLSAEGKEQILHIFGKGDHFAEVPALDGECFPASAATLEKTDVLFFPRQAFLQLLEQRPTLAINLLKSFARHLRMFSHLVDNLALREVPARLASYLLDLSEQANKADLVDLDLPKGQLAARLGTIPETLSRMFAKLGREGLIEIEGSKVKLLDRVRLNQLAGR